The following is a genomic window from Daphnia magna isolate NIES linkage group LG4, ASM2063170v1.1, whole genome shotgun sequence.
AGATAACGCGTACCGCCATAAGCGCTGTGTTAAACACGGCGAAAAATTTCGACGTTTAACCGATTTGAGTAAcccctaaatttaaaaaagaatagtaaatctacataaaaaacatttaaatttgaaaGACACGTTTATTAACATATAAAGTATGATTACATataatcaaaacaataaaatatttacaattaGACTCCCATTTCTAATTTTCAATTGCAAATTTAATTGTGATCCCACAGTACGATTTTGTACGGGTTTTAAAAAGTAAGTATAAATagtgctaaaaaaaatttcaaattactAATTGTCCTAGGTATAAGAGCTGCAACGAACGGATCACAGCCGGAACGCAAAAATTTGTGTAGATTGTAttgatgtacagtatcctccacaaaaaagaggcacccccccggtagcccaaaaaataaaaattactaaTGAGCGttagatggcatagtttttaattgcaaaatacaaacaaaaaaaagcatgcaactttttttttctttgttttgactgcaaaaacgagacggttgccatgatttcagtattttttgctgcgagcaaaatttggaaaacggagaattcaagaaaaaagtcggggaaaggctaacctctgaattgttacctttcccccaccccgacttttttttttcagttttccattttccatattttctcgcaacatgaaaacttgTTGGTTACATacgattttaaaaaacggataaaattatagcatttagaaaataaatctaagaaaacatttaaaaaaattttttttttaaagaggatttatttaatttaaacaaactgacaaatgaaatatgtttaatatTTCTTCCACCAGCCGATAGCTTTAAAGCATAATTGAAGTCTTTTTGTCATTCGCTAATTTTTTACGATAAGCGTCTTTTTCAGTAAGATTTTGCCAAGCGGTCTGTGTATGGgcaaaatcttcttctttttttcgggAATCTTTCGCGTCCGTCGAAATCACACAGCTTAAAATGGTTGCCATGGTtcccaataagttttcatgtcgCGAggaaatatggaaaacggaaaacttgagaaaaaagtcggggtgggggaaaggtaacaattcagaagTTAggctttccccgacttttttctttaattctccgttttccaaattttgctcgcagcaaaaaatactgaaatcatggcaaccgtctcgtttttgcagtcaaaacaaaaaaaaaatgcatgctttttttttgtttgtattttgcaattaaaaactatgccatctagcgctcataagtaatttttattttttgggctaccgggggggtgcctcttttttgtggaggatactgtacaagtCGGACACATACAGAGCTCTTCGGAacaaaaattccaataaacAAATTCCACACTTAACCGATAATGTGGAACAGTAAAGCAGAAGTGGAAAGTTTAGGAAGGTTCAAAATTCTtggacagttttttttttttaattatttctacatttttcaattataattaataaaatgtactttgtaaaaaaaattattctacgcacgataaaaaatgttagaaattgaaaaacaattttaagtACATAAATTTAGGGCTTCAAAGGGGGTAGTCCCATAAGACCCCATGTTAAAATAGACTACTCCGCTACACACCCGGCCAGAGTTGCCGATTTTGACGATTCCAGTTTTCGTCCTATTTACGCTCTCTCATCTACGCGTCGGTACCATGTTCCTATACCATGCCAGCACCACAGCAAACGTAACTTAAAATAATGACGAGCCATTTAGTGtacagtttgctgtcccaaattagcgtcatggaagttgatgtaaaaaaattattagaacTGCGATTGCAGATTAGATGAATATTGTTAGCTGGCTTTGGTTATGAATTCTTCCGATTgataaatgaattttaagaCCACCCGGCGATGTCAATATTACTTGAAacaattttagttttaaatgattttggtGAAGTAACAATGTGTggcaaaaaaaattagaaatccTTATGGTTAATAAAAAGTTagttgaaaatttaaataccCAATAATATTCTATCACTAATCAGATTTGAACCAATGACTGTAGAATTCAAAGACTAATACTCTACCACTGTGTCACTGCCATACGAACAGCAATGTATGTACAATTTATCCATATTTACGTAGTCTGCTGTCCAGATTTAGCGCCATGGGTGCTTATGGAAAAAAGCATTCAAAATCAATCACCAATTAGATTAATATTGTTGGCCTGCAGTAGTAACACACTTTACCGCCTTGTAAAGATACACTTTAGGAACATGGTTACTTTAATACTGGCTAGGACATAGTAAATTTTAGGTGATTTTTTTCGGTTCATAACTTGAACATTACGGCATACTTGCGGCAATTTCTATGCTATTTTCTCGAAAATTCCAGgcacgtttattttttttgttttttaccatGATATGATGGCCTATTGGCTACTTAAAGAGAACAGTAtgatataaatttataaaaaataaatatttttttgttgacatAAGTTTcgatagaggcaattcacatcacggtttcgcgtgtcaattgtttcgatgtccgccattttctctggttgtttatgttatgttttgcgttgtctgtattggctgaaagggtttcccaatacaaagtggattttgtgaatcagtgttttattttttttaattttttttgtgtcagttaattgctacgtatcttggttagtatgtgtagcaatttctgtttccagatcacatttcttgtatttaaaaaaaatcttttctgtagggctgtcatgggTGACACAGAAATatttgaaatagaaattctgGAGCCATTATCTGATCAAGACTCTTCTGTTACTAGTGACGGTCAAATTATAGAATTATTATTCAGCTTCAGTACACAGTGGAGGGAAAAGTTCTTCATGACCTTCAGTTAATGAAATATTAACCACTTCCTCATTAAGGTGCACATTTTCAATTGGCACTTGTTCGGGCTCTTGTACCATTTCTTGAAATGCTGCATGTAGTTAATAACAATTGTCATAAcgtatgaataaattatacttcatAATTTTTATTACCTCtttgaacatttaaaattactcttcTTGACTCTCTATCCATGGCTGACTTAGCGTTAACATACATATTGTCAAGATTCAGGGATGGGGCCCAGTCTGGGTGTGTTTCTCCAGTGtagtaaaaaggttttcctgtgtgatttcaaatagaagaattagatagacacattcactattaataaatttgtcgagacttacctagaacaaaatgtgcattacAAACTCTAATGTTATTCGTAatttcagccaatacagacaacgccaaacatgacataaacaaccagagaaaatggcggacatcgaaacaattgaaacgcgaaaccgcgatgtgaattgcctctattgCAAGTACACAGGCCTGTACAGACGAAGTCTCGTTTTGACAGctgtttgttttggttttttaaatcataaatttcgcaatatttttctattgCATCCCGTTTGGTGTCTTAAGCAAATCgatttagaattaaaaactgaatcgaatgaatgaattagttttaaaaaatataattgtCCCAAATTAGAAAAAGTGTCCCACGAATTAGGGTTTTTGTCCAAAATTAGCAGATCGGCTTTACATGCATTCTCCATAAGGAAGACTGTTTGCCCAAACGCTGTCCCAATTCTCTCTTTTACCTAAATATCTACAGTTTTTCATTATTACGTAAAGACGTTTGTTCTCTGGATTTTGATTGCtcacatgcagtttaccttACGTGAAATGAATAGACTTATGACATTGCGCTGTTAATACTCTATACCACGATAAATTCTTTTGTTAGTTGGCTGATAGTAAACGTAAAAAGTGGATACATTCAAAGTTGATTGTAGTCTGCAGGCATTTCAATAGGTAAAAGGTATTTCAATAGGTAAAAGTGTTTACTGTGAGACTTTACCAAATTTCCTAGTTACCCTCATTACTGCGAATTACTGCTGCTCATTGGAGTAATATTATTGGCCTCTATgacctaatggataaggcagTGGCCTTCTCATCCGGGAATTGCAATTTAAGTTTAGCCAGAAGATTAACACGATTCGTGGAAATTACGTATACACGAGCTGTATGTTAAGGCAGCTTGTTTCACACTTATTGCAAAGATGTGGATAACTGCGGTTTGTTTTGGCTTTCTAGTACTTAATAAGATGTCGGAACATCCTTGGATGGACGGTGATCCTCTTCCCGACGAGTTCACACCTACGAATGACGGCACTAAACACTTTTAGCAAATATAAGTGCAATACCGCTGACAATGAATTTTAGGACTGTGCAAACCTCTTAAGGTTAATTAAAAGGCTGATTTTAAGGTGGGGTGTCGCATATCTATGCTCACTGTCCGTGTGTGTTACCCATGTCACGGAAGAAGCCTTATTTTCCTTCAATCCgtgaatgcaaaaaaaataaaacaatgagCAACAAAGTTACTTTTAAGCATTAGTTTTGGGAATTCCCGTGCCATAAATCTATTAAGGAATATTAAAAGAGGGGATGGCTGAAGGTTTTTGGTCACAAAACGTGAAGAActgacatctttttttttctcgcatgGATGGCTATTTCGTCTCTTCTCTTTGTTCGCACCATTCCTTTTGTTCCTTGAAGGTGAGACGGGGGTGGCATTGGCAACACCACAGTTCTAGGCGATGCGGTCGTGTTTTGCACGAGCAGTTaatactattttttattttttctgctGACGTTTCCGAAGGTCTTTTTCTCGGCGTTCGATATAAAAAGGCCGCTGCAAATCTACTGCTCTTCAGTTGCAAACCGTGCATTTGCAAATACCAATCTCTAACGCAACGCAATCTTCATCAAAATGTGCTCATTCTTCAATGTTGAGGTTTGTTTGATTCTATTGTAAAAGCAGATATTattgattttggttttcaattcaaatttgTTCCATTTTGCAGTGTACAACGTTGCTGGTAGCTGCTTTGGTTTTCTCGGCATCCGACGCCCATaaaaaaggttttaaaaaCTCAACAaaattctattatttttagTAATATTTCGAAGATTAGATCCAATAtctatttattgatttttatgTATAGGAAGAGGAGGCGGCGGGAGTGGAGGTGGTTACGGTAGCTATGGTAAGTGTTGCTCCTTGCACGTCCGAGACCAACCAGGACAAGGAAAATAGATATTGACAGCTACagagttttaaaaatcaagtAATGAATTTGTATAATTATCAGGTGGCCAACAAAGTCTAGGACATGGCGGTGGTCATACATTACCGATGAGTTCGGGACACGCTGGCCATTCGTCGCATGGAGGATACGGTGGCCACATCTCTCCAATGATAGGGGGACATCACAGCAGTCCCGCAGCACCCGTGAGCGGGGGGTACGGAGGTCAAATTGCGCCAATCAGCGGAGGATACGGTGGTCACACATCACCCGTGGGTGGAGGGCATTTCAGTAGTCATGCTGCCCCCGTTAGTGGTGCGTATGATGGACATGGTGCACCAGTTGGTGGAGGATACGGAGGGCATCCTTCTCCTGCGAGCGGAGGGTACGGCAGTAGGCAAGCGGTCCGTCGGCCTAAGAGTGGAGGCTACAGCAACAATCACGCGTCACCTGTGAGCGGAGGATATGGTGGTCATGTTGCGTCAATGAACGGAGGATACGGTGGTCATGCTTTGCCAACCAGCGGAGGATATGGAGGTCATGCAGCATCGGCAGCCAAAGGTTACGGTGGCCCTGGATCACAAATGAGCGGGGTATATGGAGGTCATTCTGCACTGATGAGTGGAGGTTATGGAAGTCACGCTGCTGGAAAAGGCTACGGTCGTTAAAAAAGGTTAGTTTAACAATGGCAGTAgcataattttgttacaatgGCATATTTTGATTTGCGGCACTTTCGTAACCGTTGCTGTTCGAAATATTTCTTAACAATTTCATGCTCAGAAAAATATTGGCCTTTCTttatattccaggcagttaGAAAAAAGCTTCAATAACGTCCCAAGATCTGCAATCCGTCCACTTCAATTGAATTAACCAGTcgataaaagaagaatttccAGTCTGGAAATTGCCGTCCTTTGATCTAAATAAAACGAATTTTCTGAAAATACACgttttttattcattaaaCCGCGATACTtgataccattttttaaaattctttcaTAATTAATGAATACCAATACTTATTTAGATCTGTGCACAGTTAACAGGTCAGTAATTGCATACATGTATTGTGTATCAGATTGTGGCTATCTTGTGTCCAGTGTGAATTCCAGAGTATAGCAGTGTCTACTGCATAATCTGTCAGTTGAATCTGTTGGATCCAAATAAAAGTAATGTAACCTAGTCAGAGGTTGGACCATCAGTGGACCGTGTAATATCTTTTTGCATTTGGAGTTGTTTAGTAACTTGCTTAGCCGAAAGTTGACTAGACCTATAGCGTGTTTTATAGTCAGCTGAGGGGAAACACCCGGAACTACCTAGACAAAGACTTTGAGACTGAATTCAATCCGCTTTACATTCCCTCTTCCAATTTTCCCTATTATAATTTGAAACTTAGGTAACATTTAGCAACATAGTCAACTTAAGCAAGAGGATTACTTTTTACGTATAACACGAAGTCTTGGgaaggaaaaattaaaaagcgTTGGATTATACAAATTAGTTTGAACTTATCAAACCTTGGTTTGAAAACGTTGGTTGCAGTCTCGACTTTTAAAAATGCTGAATAAGATACTATATTGAAGCGCGTACATGTAGGGTCTAACGCAAATTGTTCCTTGGAAAGCAAAGCCAGCGTGCTCTCCAACTCGGCTTTGTTCCTTTAACTAATAGAAATGGGGCAATTCAGTTGTAATACCATTTGATTATAAGATTTCCATACGGCAGATAGAACAGTTCGAGCGGTACATCCACTCTCGCGATTCAAAAGAAACGAATAACTTGAGCTGGTAACTTTGCTGGTTTTTAGACTGTAGACCGGTTACAAACGCACTCGGAGCCATTGCAACTTCGACTTGCATTTTCGTTCagtagttatgctacttttaATGTCACGGTAGCTCTGGCGATGGGATAAAATTACGTCAACACTGAATACCACTCAGTTTGAAACAATTAAGCGTGACCAGACTAGCCTAAATAGTCATCGTGAGATGGTACACGGGGAGAGACCTGATGACATCAGATACCCATGAGCCAAGTAGGACTGGAAACTGGAAACTGAAATAATCGTACCCTGACGTAACTTGATATGCATCTGTTaagattttcatttctctAAATAAGCTCAAAATTTTAAGGCTACATTGATGTGACAAAAAGAATATAAATAGAGAACGTAGACGGAGGATAGAATTGTCTTGTTTCTGCTGTAGTAGCGAAATCACAGGGAACTTTAAGGTTAGTTACTTTGTACTCGTTTCTCTGATTTGTAATTGATTTTGTAATCATAAGAGATGATCTCTTCTCCCAAAAAAACTCATGTACCGTAGTTCGTTTAACCATAAGTTAATCCGACaatttgtttagtaattggtgCCCAACATACCAGTTATGATGTTTCAATAATGTAACAATCTGAAACTACTTCATTTTGTTACAATCTTGAAGGGCATACGTCTTTCCGTCGGCACTGCTATACTGAGCCATTTCCGCTGATTCAACGCGACCACAACTTTGTTTTCTCTGCAATTTTTTCTCCTCGAAAGCACAATGAGTTCTCCACTGAATCAATCTGGCTCTccaggtaaaaataaaaaataataataataataatcggctttttaaaaatagtgCCGTCATCTCCTCTAACATCAAAAAACAATTCAGGCATGTTACGTCGTTCGATGATGAATCAACAAGGATCACCAAGTAACTGGATCAAAAATTAGCTACTATAGAAATTATTGTGAAAGCCATTTATCTTTTACACTAAACAATTTTACAGCCTTATTACGTCATTCCATGAGCGGAAATTCAGGATTGAACAATTTGGCCAATTCGTCGGGCTTTGCTCGTCGTAACGCCGATCAAGATGGCATGGGGAACAACGCGAGTGCCCGTTCCGGTGGCAACAGTGCGGCTTATCGTGCATCGCTGGTGTCGCACTACGCCGAAGACTTGGACAGACGTCGCCGCGCTGAACGAGCTGTCGAGGAAAAACTAACCGACGGAAGTATTTTCTAATTAATTTccaatttctaattttgaagTCAATATTTTTGACACATTTTTCATCTGTTCCGAACAAAGTGCCTTCAGACAATTTGAAGATCGATTCTGTTGAGTTGTTTGCTCGAGACAATGCCAGGGAACACCGGACCGATCGCTACGAAGTCGTTCTTGATTCTGGCCGTGTAATTCATTGTATCCATCAGCTATTCGGCGTTTCACTAAACTAATGTTGCACAAAATAACAGGATATTGGATCACCTTCTACCATGGCTAGGTCCAGGTCGATGACGAATATGGCGTCAATGACTTCTATGGATTATCACTCATCTTCTTCGCCGTCTACAGCAGTTCTTCGTCGTGGCCAGCCGTTTTTCATGGCTGTGCGGATGAAGGACCGCAATTTCGATCCGCGTCGTGACGTTTTACGCGCAGTGTTTACTTTCGGTAGCACAATGAAAATGATACTCTAGCGATTTTCAACGAAACGATAGCTTTAAtattttgttctcttttggTTAGGCCCGAATCCCCAAGTCACCAAGGGAAGCAAAGTGGTTTTGCCTTTCCACATGAATCAACGTGAATTCACCCGAGCTCCACAGAAATGGGACATGCGGATCCATCAACAGGAGGGTTTCAATATCTCTTGTCAAGTAAAATCATTTCAAACTAATTAGAATATGCTACTACCATAACTAATCataatttttccttcttttatttgcaGGTTCATATTCCTGCAAACGCACTAGTCGGATTATGGCGAGTGAACATCGAAACTACCACGACAACGCCGGGTGCCCGCATTGACGAATTCCGTTGTAAAGACGACATTTACGTCTTGTTCAATCCGTTTTGTCGAGGTTGgacttcttcatcatcatatTTTGATTAGACAAGCCCAActaaaaatgtttattgtatACATTGCAACAGAGGACTGTGTGTACTTGGACGATGAGGAACTCCGTAGAGAGTATCTCATGAACGACACGGGCAAGGTGTTTGTTGGTACCCATCACCGACCTAAAGGCCGTCGCTGGATCTACGGACAGTTTTCCGACGTGGCCTTACCAGCCGCTCAACTTTTGCTCGGCCAATCCGGTCTCAACCCAACGGAAAGAGGCAATCCTGTCCAAGTTGTCCGTGCCATCGCTTCAATCGTAAtcaacatcattttcaaagttTCTAGTAGGCTATCATAGTAATGTTCGTATTGATTGTGTAGATCAATGCGAACGAAGGCTTTGGATTACTGGAAGGCAAATGGGAAGGTTCGTTTGAAGACGGAGTTTGTCCATGGGTATGGACAGGAAGCTCCAAAATCTTCGAACATTATCTACGCAATGGATCTAAGCCAGTCAAATACGGGCAGTGCTGGGTTTTCGCAGCCGTGGCTACTTCTAGTACTGATATTTGACTAGGTTTAAAGTTAAGTATTTTAGGAATTCatttaacaattaaaaacagTTTTCCGCGCTTTGGGTATTCCTTCCCGTCCCGTTACCAATTTCGTCTCTGCACGCGACACAAATCACACGCTGTCGGTCGACAAGTATTTCGATGTCTTTGGAGATGAGATGAAAGGTGGCCCAGATGGCGACAATCAAGATGCCTTGTGGAACTTCCACGCTTGGTAGTGCAAGAGATACACAATTTGACGTAAAGGATGTTCACTGATTTGTTGGTTGACTTAAAAGGACTGAAGTATGGATGTCACGGCCCGATCTGCAAACCGGTTACAATGGCTGGCAGGCAGTTGATCCGACTCCTCCTCCTCAATGTCGACAGAACAGCACCGGAGGTTCTTTAAAGAAATCCAATGATTTCGGTTTTCcactaaattttttaaatttctgttattttatttagcTGATCCAAAAAGCCGAGGTCCTTTGGCCGTCGAAGGTTTCCGTCGAGGTCCGTCTTCGGTTGAGTCTGTCCGTCGTGGTGAAATTGGATTTGCTTTTGATACTCCATATGTATTATGTTTCAAATTTAACCAATACCTTCAGAAACTAACTCTTTTACTACTTGATGTTAGCTTTTCGCGGAAATCAACGCTGAAGTCACCCACTTCCAAGAAGACGAGACATCCCATTGGGGATTCAAGAAGATCCCTGTGAACAATTATCAGTAAACAAATACTTCACAAATTTATTTGAGCAACTGAAATCAGTAGCTGATAATAGGGTTGGGCGATTGATTCTGACCAAGcgaccgggagctgacgaTGATGTCAGCGATGCTGATGTAGAAGATATCACTGGTCTTTACAAGACTCTCGACAACACGTCTCGCTACCAAAGACAATCTGACGGATGTTTCAATTCCCTCTTTAGTAATTTcctacagtttttttttttctttttttctttttcttcgacAATTTAATTAACGGCTCGCTTTCAAAGACCAAGGGATGACTTCACCGTATCTGGAAAGGAGAGATAGAGAAAGAGATGTGATCCAATATCCAGGAACTTCAGTGCGTCGTCCAAGTGCAATGGACATCGCCCGTAAACCCTGGTACGATGAATCACGCTATCCAGCTGATTCAGGGAAAACAGCGGCTGATCGTATGTCAGCCATGAACGCAGCCCGAAGTGTTGATCGAGCCCAGCCCATTTTTGATTCCCGAACTCTCAATGAAGACGTTCAATTCGACTTGGTTGAGCAAGAAAAAGTTGCATGGGGACAGCCTTTTAATGTGCAAGTTCTCATCCAGGTATTCTTAAATTCTGATTAGTCTGTTCAGCTCCGTATTTCAAAATTCGATGTCAATACCACTTCACAGAACCGTTCTCAAGAAACGAGAACCATCACGGCATACCTATGTGCCAATTCTGTCTATTACACAGGAGTCACTGCCCGCCGACTTGGCCGTAGCGATCGTCAGTTTGTCCTTCAACCAGGAAGCCGTCagtgttttgttctttctttctaatGTTTGGAAAGCCTAGTATCTTGAGCTAATTTTTGTAAATTCAAACAGGAGAAACTATGCAACTTCGAATAAGCTGGGAAGAATACCGTGAACGAGTTGTCGATTACGGTCACATTAAGGTGTTCGCCATGGCTTCAGTGCAAGAGACTAAGCAATCGTGCAGCGCAGAAGACGACTTCCAGCTGGAGAAACCAAAGTTGGATATTCAGGTAACTACATAAGCCCATAAATGTTTGTGTTTCAGGAAACAGATAATTTCAATGCTAAAAATAACCTCCGTTTACCAGGTGCGAGGAAATCCCCAGATAGGCCAGGAATGCTTTGCTACTTTCTCGTTCATGAATCCAGTGCCAGTTACCCTGACGGAGTGTGAGTTTTCATTTGAAGGATCGGGTCTGGTTCGTGCCCAAACGGTCAAATACCGGTGAATTAACAAAAATAACGACATAATGGAAACATTTGACTGAAGatgtgattttgtttttttattctttagtGACGTTAAACCGGGAGAGATGATCAGCTTCGTTCAAAAATTCCTTCCCCGGTTTAACGGTGAGCGCAAACTGGTTGCAACATTCAACTCTCGAGAACTGGGTGATATTGTCGGCTCTCGTCCAATTCATGTCCGTGAGTAACCGACGTCCCACACAGTCGGATTGCGAAACCCCAACGACTTGACGTTTTGAGCCTCTTACTTGGACTTCCCTAAAACAACTTGGCAAATTAATAAAACCATTTTATGACTTTTCACTATATATGCATACTGATAGCGTTAAAATTGATGCCATTATCTCGAATGCCATTTAAGCCCTTTATTTTCCTCCTTTCTTCCGCTGTATGGTTCAGGTTACTGAAATTGTTGTTATCCTTACTTTCTCGGTGACGGTGTACTCAGCAGGAATAAATTTTCACCAAGCAGATTTTCcgcatttcatttgaaattagcattttgttttattggaACCGCAGCGGTAAGAATATTTCACATTTATATTCCGAGTCTATGAACGAAGAACGCGGTTCATTGTTATGTCTTCACAACTGAattacttttcattttgtcaATAGGCCATAGTACATCTTTGTTTATCCTATATCAACCTGCAGGCCAACGAAAAGTTGAAAGGAAATCAAAGCGTTATATCATATTCGAAATGTCCATAAATCCTGAAAACCATCGCGTGGGGACATCAGTGCCTACAAAATCAAAGattaaacaaaattctttATATCCTATTGCtatattctttaaaattttccGCAACAGCCAAGCCTTTGGTCATATAGCGGTTTGTCGGTATCAGCTAGTAGTACTGTGCACGTCGTGGCCTGGCCAGAACATGTCCACAGcctttttcatgttttttttcattgtccTACATTTTTTATCACAAGTTAATCACGgacatatatatttttgatATCCAACAAAGCTATAAACACCGAAACTCTCATTGAACAATGATCTGGAGACGGCAGCGATACCAGATCTGATGATTTCTTTCAGGATGCATTCATTGAGCCCGATTGAGCCATTGTTTTCctactttcttttgtttcactttTCACCAAATGCTACCAGGACATTTTGCTATCGCTATACAGCCTGTGAATAGGATTGACAGTATTTTTCTTGGGCTGATTATAAACGTGAATGGATATATTTGTAGCTCATTATAGGCTGCAACGAGCGCCTCAGTAGATAAAAGTAGCCTATTTACCACGACTTTATCAAGCTTCCTAGTCACCCTCGTTACCGAGAGTTAAAGCTGACTTCTCATTGAATTTTTTACTTAGAATATAGAATTAAACACACCATAACATTGGAGAATAAGGGCATTTTGATAAAGATTGCTTTAGAGGTTGGTATTTGCAACTGCACGGTTTGCAACTGAAGAGTAAGAGATTTGCAATGTCCTTTTTATATCGGGCAAGCATGAAAAgactttcaaaagtgtcagtaaaaaagaaatttgattgTATAAGCTGCTCGTGCAAAACTCGCCATCATTGCCTAGACTTGTGGTATTACCAATGCCACCCTCCATCTCACCTCCGAAGAACAAACGGAAGTTGCGGACAAAGGGGAGTGAGGAAATAGCTATCCATGCGAGAGAAAAAAGATGTTGGCTCCTCACGTTCCGTGACCACCAACCTTCAGCCGCCCTCTCCTTCAATGTTTCTATTAGATTTGTTGCACGGAAATTCCCAAGACTAAAGCCTAACATTCAATTTGTTGGTTATGGACGTAAAAGtttactttgttttgttttacatggATTTGGTTCCAGCACgtctaaattttgttttctttcttatgaGACTGTACTGAATGTTTCACGAGATGGCAAAGAACTTAGAAAATCAGGAGTTAAACGCATGAGTCACATACCACGATCAGAGATTGCGTTCTCCTATGTGTTGCAGAACGATTTTAACAAACAGGAGCATTaattccatatgctacccgattacccgaccccataatgacaataacgagtaatggaaagactattttgtattgcaaaaattgttct
Proteins encoded in this region:
- the LOC116926788 gene encoding uncharacterized protein LOC116926788, with translation MSCLALSVLAEITNNIRVCNAHFVLGKPFYYTGETHPDWAPSLNLDNMYVNAKSAMDRESRRVILNVQRAFQEMVQEPEQVPIENVHLNEEVVNISLTEGHEELFPPLCTEAE
- the LOC123471179 gene encoding hemocyte protein-glutamine gamma-glutamyltransferase-like, which encodes MSSPLNQSGSPGMLRRSMMNQQGSPTLLRHSMSGNSGLNNLANSSGFARRNADQDGMGNNASARSGGNSAAYRASLVSHYAEDLDRRRRAERAVEEKLTDGMPSDNLKIDSVELFARDNAREHRTDRYEVVLDSGRDIGSPSTMARSRSMTNMASMTSMDYHSSSSPSTAVLRRGQPFFMAVRMKDRNFDPRRDVLRAVFTFGPNPQVTKGSKVVLPFHMNQREFTRAPQKWDMRIHQQEGFNISCQVHIPANALVGLWRVNIETTTTTPGARIDEFRCKDDIYVLFNPFCREDCVYLDDEELRREYLMNDTGKVFVGTHHRPKGRRWIYGQFSDVALPAAQLLLGQSGLNPTERGNPVQVVRAIASIINANEGFGLLEGKWEGSFEDGVCPWVWTGSSKIFEHYLRNGSKPVKYGQCWVFAAVATSIFRALGIPSRPVTNFVSARDTNHTLSVDKYFDVFGDEMKGGPDGDNQDALWNFHAWTEVWMSRPDLQTGYNGWQAVDPTPPPQCRQNSTGADPKSRGPLAVEGFRRGPSSVESVRRGEIGFAFDTPYLFAEINAEVTHFQEDETSHWGFKKIPVNNYQVGRLILTKRPGADDDVSDADVEDITGLYKTLDNTSRYQRQSDGCFNSLFNQGMTSPYLERRDRERDVIQYPGTSVRRPSAMDIARKPWYDESRYPADSGKTAADRMSAMNAARSVDRAQPIFDSRTLNEDVQFDLVEQEKVAWGQPFNVQVLIQNRSQETRTITAYLCANSVYYTGVTARRLGRSDRQFVLQPGSRETMQLRISWEEYRERVVDYGHIKVFAMASVQETKQSCSAEDDFQLEKPKLDIQVRGNPQIGQECFATFSFMNPVPVTLTECEFSFEGSGLVRAQTVKYRDVKPGEMISFVQKFLPRFNGERKLVATFNSRELGDIVGSRPIHVRE